A DNA window from Synchiropus splendidus isolate RoL2022-P1 chromosome 2, RoL_Sspl_1.0, whole genome shotgun sequence contains the following coding sequences:
- the lrrtm1 gene encoding leucine-rich repeat transmembrane neuronal protein 1: MDFLLIGLYLKWPLKKPPGLILFSLGIFLRLVPRAEGVCPRLCRCDSKLLYCEGLNLTDIPRNLSSAMGLSMRENNLTELREGQLAGLSQLTWLYLDHNNIDIVEEGAFERLRRVKELDLSSNHIENLPNGTFRPLPNLRILDLSYNRLQALEPDLFYGLRKLTNLHLRYNSLKFVPVRIFQDCRSMQFLDLGHNQLQSLARNSFAGLFKLTELHLEHNELVKVNLAHFPRLISLRTLYMHNNHATIVVNTLEWTWHFLEKIDLSANEIEYIEPHVFESAPNLKSLMLDTNRLTYVDQRVLDSWSSLDSITLAGNDWECSRNVCALASWLSAFQGQRDNSLLCSSPDSAQGEDVLDAVYAFQLCEDALQDVTTAGLYATTLDHAQGGAVYLGSFTPNPYDGDLVTSSFTVTVSHDDLESTMQIHKVVTGTMALIFSFLIIVLMLYVAWKCFPAGIRQLRQCLSSQRRKQKQKQNMQQMAAISTPEYYVDYKPNHIEGALVIINEYGSCTCQQQPSRECEV; encoded by the coding sequence ATGGATTTCCTTTTAATCGGACTGTATTTAAAGTGGCCACTGAAGAAGCCCCCGGGATTGATATTGTTTTCACTGGGCATTTTTTTGAGACTGGTTCCCCGGGCAGAGGGGGTCTGTCCAAGGCTGTGTCGCTGCGACAGCAAGCTGCTGTACTGCGAGGGACTCAACCTAACAGACATACCCCGCAATTTGAGCAGCGCCATGGGTCTGTCGATGAGAGAAAACAACCTGACTGAGTTGCGCGAGGGGCAGTTGGCTGGACTGTCGCAGCTTACCTGGCTATACCTGGATCACAACAACATTGACATTGTGGAGGAAGGGGCTTTTGAGAGACTAAGAAGAGTTAAGGAGTTGGACTTGAGCAGCAACCATATTGAAAATCTGCCAAACGGCACCTTTAGGCCCCTCCCAAACTTGCGCATTCTAGATCTCTCATACAACAGGCTGCAGGCCCTCGAGCCCGACCTCTTTTATGGCCTTAGGAAGCTCACTAATTTGCATTTGCGATATAATTCTCTCAAGTTTGTGCCAGTGCGGATTTTCCAGGACTGCAGAAGCATGCAATTTCTAGACTTGGGACACAACCAATTGCAGAGCCTGGCGCGCAACTCGTTTGCCGGCCTCTTCAAGTTGACCGAGCTGCATCTTGAGCACAATGAATTGGTTAAAGTCAACCTCGCCCATTTCCCGCGTCTCATTTCGTTACGAACTTTGTACATGCACAACAATCACGCGACCATTGTTGTCAATACCCTGGAGTGGACGTGGCATTTTTTAGAAAAGATTGACCTGTCAGCGAATGAAATCGAATACATCGAGCCCCACGTTTTTGAGAGCGCGCCAAACCTCAAATCGCTCATGCTGGACACTAACCGGCTGACGTACGTGGACCAGCGTGTATTAGATTCATGGTCATCTTTGGACAGCATCACTCTGGCAGGGAACGACTGGGAGTGCAGCCGCAACGTGTGTGCCTTGGCCTCCTGGCTCAGTGCCTTCCAGGGTCAGCGTGATAATTCACTGTTGTGTTCAAGCCCAGATTCTGCACAAGGTGAGGACGTGTTGGATGCCGTCTACGCTTTCCAGCTGTGTGAGGACGCCCTGCAGGACGTGACTACAGCAGGTCTGTACGCCACGACGCTGGATCATGCCCAGGGTGGTGCAGTATACCTGGGATCATTTACTCCAAACCCATATGATGGCGATCTGGTCACCAGTTCATTCACGGTCACAGTGAGCCACGACGACCTGGAAAGCACCATGCAGATCCATAAAGTGGTGACGGGCACCATGGCACTCATCTTTTCATTTCTCATCATCGTGCTGATGCTGTACGTGGCGTGGAAGTGCTTTCCTGCCGGAATAAGACAACTAAGGCAGTGCCTCAGCAGCCAGCGTCGCAAGcagaagcagaaacaaaacatgcagCAGATGGCTGCGATCTCTACACCAGAGTACTATGTCGACTATAAGCCGAACCATATTGAGGGAGCGCTTGTCATCATTAATGAATATGGTTCCTGCACATGTCAACAGCAACCTTCACGGGAATGTGAGGTGTGA